The following are from one region of the Streptomyces fradiae genome:
- the rpsN gene encoding 30S ribosomal protein S14, producing MAKRSKIAKNEKRKEIVERYAARRAELKEIIRRPSSTTAERDAALAELRRQPRDASATRVRNRDSTDGRPRGYLRKFGLSRVEARRQAHAGFLPGVTKSSW from the coding sequence ATGGCGAAGCGCAGCAAGATCGCGAAGAACGAGAAGCGCAAGGAGATCGTCGAGCGGTACGCCGCCCGGCGTGCGGAGCTCAAGGAGATCATCCGCCGCCCGTCCTCCACGACGGCCGAACGGGACGCCGCCCTCGCGGAGTTGCGGCGCCAGCCGCGCGACGCCAGCGCCACGCGCGTGCGCAACCGCGACAGCACGGACGGCCGTCCCCGCGGCTACCTGCGCAAGTTCGGCCTCTCCCGCGTGGAGGCCCGCCGGCAGGCACACGCGGGCTTCCTGCCTGGAGTGACCAAGTCGTCCTGGTAG
- the rpmF gene encoding 50S ribosomal protein L32, with amino-acid sequence MAVPKRKMSRSNTRHRRAQWKATTPQLVPITVDGVVYRVPQRLVKAYERGLIQPEG; translated from the coding sequence ATGGCCGTCCCCAAGCGGAAGATGTCCCGCAGCAACACCCGTCACCGCCGCGCCCAGTGGAAGGCGACCACGCCCCAGCTGGTGCCGATCACCGTGGACGGCGTCGTCTACCGGGTCCCGCAGCGTCTGGTGAAGGCGTACGAGCGCGGCCTGATCCAGCCGGAGGGCTGA
- the rpmB gene encoding 50S ribosomal protein L28 encodes MSAHCQLTGTKPGFGNAISHSHRRTSRRFDPNIQRKRYWLPSEGRHVRLTLSTKAIKTVDVIGIEAAVARIRARGGKV; translated from the coding sequence GGCACCAAGCCGGGCTTCGGCAACGCGATCTCCCACTCCCACCGGCGCACCTCACGCCGTTTCGACCCGAACATCCAGCGCAAGCGCTACTGGCTGCCCAGCGAGGGACGACACGTCCGGCTCACCCTGAGCACCAAGGCGATCAAGACGGTGGACGTGATCGGCATCGAAGCCGCCGTGGCGCGCATCCGCGCGCGAGGAGGGAAGGTCTGA